The window ATTTTTAGCTGTTCAAAACCAAATCTAAAAAATTAGTTTAAGGCTTACGGGCCTCTCTGCGCGTAAAATCCTGACATTCTTATTGGTAATGCGATTTTTGATGTTGTTTTTGTTAATATAATTAAGAAATTAACATTAACTTAACATTGAGCTTGTAGCTTTGCAACATATTAAAAATTAACATGAACAATATTTTTAAGTTCTTTACGCCTCAAGACAGAAAGTTTCATCCACTGTTCGAGCAGGCAGGAAGCAATGCATTAAAAATTGCTGAAGCCCTTTTAGCAATGGTGAGCACAGCCGATGCGGAAAACAGAAAAGCCATTTTTAAAGAAATTGAGCGACTGGAGCATGTAGGTGATGATATTACCCATTCAATTTTTCTTGAGTTAAGCCGGAACTTTATTACGCCTTTTGACCGTGAAGATATTCACCAACTGGCTACTGCTGTTGATGATGTTGCCGATTACATTTATGGCACAGCTAACCGCATGCAGATGTATAACATGAATACCATTAATGAGCCGATTGTTAAAATTGCCGAGCTTTTGGTAGAAATGTGTACCGATATTGATAAAGCGATTAAAGAATTGCGCAATTTCAAAAATATCCGTGTTATTGCTGATGCTTGTATCCGCATTAACAGCGGCGAAAACCAGGCTGATTATGTATTTACCCTAGCGGTAGCCCGTTTGTTCGAATACGAAACCAATGCAATTGAATTAATTAAACAAAAAGAGGTTTTACAAACGATAGAGAAAGCAACAGATAAGTGCGAGGATGTAGCGAATGTGCTTGAAACTATCTTGGTTAAAAACGCTTAATAAAAAACAAACATGGTAACTACCTTACTGGTTGTTGTTGTAATTCTGGCTATTGCTTTCGATTATATTAACGGTTTCCACGATGCCGCTAACTCGATTGCAACAGTTGTTTCTACAAAAGTACTTACGCCTTTTCAGGCGGTTTTATGGGCTGCGTTATTTAATTTCGCTGCTTATTTTTATTTTACCGACCACAAAGTGGCCAATACAGTTGCTAAAACTGTAATTGAAAACTACATTACATTAGAGGTTATTCTGGCAGGCTTAGTTGCTGCAATTATCTGGAACCTTCTAACCTGGTGGTATGGTATTCCTTCCAGCTCATCGCACACCTTAATTGGTGGTTTTGCAGGTGCTGGTATGACACATGCTTTGCTTACAGGCGCTAGTCCGCTCGATGCCGTAAACATGGGTTATGTAATTAAAATTGTTTCCTTTATTGTGTTGGCTCCGATAATCGGTATGGTAATTTCGGTGGTTTTAACGCTTATCATTATCAATGTGTGCCGTTATGCCAAGCCGGCAACAGCCGAAAAATGGTTTAAACGTCTGCAGCTTTTATCATCTGCTGCCTTAAGTTTCTTCCACGGAGGTAACGATGCTCAAAAAGTAATGGGTATTATTGCAACAGCTTTAATCGCTTCAAAGGTGATTCCTAACTTCGAAGCCATGCCTGCATGGGTTCCAATTGCCTGTTACTCTGCCATAGCATTAGGTACTATGAGTGGTGGCTGGAAAATTGTAAAAACCATGGGATCGAAAATTACCAAGGTAACTGCACTTGAAGGTGTTGCTGCCGAAGGTGCTGGTGCGGTAACATTGGGTATTACCGAACACTTCGGTATTCCGGTTTCTACTACGCATACCATAACCGGTTCTATTGTAGGGGTAGGGGTTGTTAAAAGTGTATCGGCAGTACGTTGGGGTGTAACCATTAACCTGATTTGGGCATGGATTTTAACCATCCCGGTTTCAGCTACACTGGCAGCCATTATTTACGCGGTGATATACTACTTAAAATAAAAAACAAAATCCTTTAATAATACTCAGAAGACCAGGGCCAAAAGCGCTGGTCTTTTTTGTTGTAATTTACCGCAAAGAACGCTAAGTCTTCTCGCAAAGGACACAAAGTGATTTGCAATTTCCTAAGCCCTAACCCCATCATTTCCAGCTTGATCTGATAGTAATCTTAATGCAATAGAAAGGCTAATGATTCATGTTTTATGCTTTAAGATTCCCGTTTTCACGGAAATGACGTAAAGTGGAACGGTATTGTGTTCACTATAGTCGCTGGGATAAACAACAGGATGTTCAGCGAAGCTACCTTTAATGATATGGGTTTACCCTAAGTGGGGCTTCCAATGAAAAGCTCGGATGTAATAATTTGCTTTGCGTGCTTTGCGGTTAAATCTGCACTAAAACTTAACGCTCAGTTCAACTACATCGGTACCTTTTTTGGGAAGTACCCAATCCGGACCATCCTGAATCAGTCGTTTCGCTTCTGCATCGGCTTTTTTGTTAAGCGATTTAATAACTGTAATGTTTGAAGGCCTTCCGTTGGTTTTTACTTTAAAGCTTAAAATCACAAACTGTTCAGGGCCTTTCGGGTTATACAGTTTATTGTTGTTTTCGAGGTATTGCTGATAGTTAATTGTAGCAACCGGAATAGGCTTGGTAATTTCCTCAGCCGATTTTCCATTCAGGTTCTGCTCTGCACGAAGCGTAATTTTAGGTGCAGGTATATTTTCTTTCTTGCGTCCATTCGATCCGGTAATCAGCGCAATTTCGTTGAGTGTTTTTCCTCCACTCATGGCCGACCTGATCGCATTTGGATCTTGCATACCCACCACCGGAATCTCTTTAAAACCAATGGCATTAATTAATAAATCCTTGTCTTTAGCGCTGCTATCAGCTGGCAAGGTAAAATATCCCTTGGTATCGGTTGCGGTTATGTTTTTCGATCCAGCCAGTTTAACTACAGCGCCACTAATGGGTTTTCCGTCACGCTGATCCACTACATTGCCACTAAAAACAATTTTACTTGATCCAAACGATTGTGGTGCAGCAGCTACTGCAAGCGGTTCGTCAAACCTAGCTTGAATAGAATCGGCTTTACGGGCGGCGAAAGCGCTCACCTTAGCTTTACTTAGGCTTGCACGTTCTTCAATTGCTTTGCTTTCTGCAATTTCCCTTTGCACGCTATAATTGGTTGGTGTTGTTTTCTTGTTGATGGCCAGATCGCTGGTTTTAGCATCAGCAATCGCTTTATCAATTAAGGTTGATTTGGCAACTTTGGCCAAAGTATCTGTTTTAGGGCTAACAGCGGCTATAGCGGTAGTAGTATCGAGATTTACCATTACACCACCCGATTTTCGGGCGGCCATTTCGGCATTTCTGCGGTTCGTTTCGCGCATAAAGAACAAAATACTCACCGCAATAAAAGCTACTGTAGCTGTAGCAGCAATGCTGAGCCTTTGTGTGGTAATACCCCAGAGTTTACGCTTTATCGGCCTTTCCGAAACCCTGTCGTGCAGTTGCTTTTGTAAAATAGAAAGTGTTTGTTTGCGTTTAGGCGATTGTTTTAAGCCTTCCAAAGCTTCGGCAACGAAAGGATCTTCCAAGGCCTGCCTTTCTACAAAGTGCATAGCTTTGGCATCAAGCTTACCATCCAGGTAATCTTCCAGTACATCAATATCTAACCAATCGTTATTCACCACTGTTTTTCTCTATACAAATCTTTAAATTCCGCTTACCGTTTTGGATGTAACTTTTTACCTTAAGCATGTCGTAGCCCGTAATATCGGCCACTTCTTTATAGCATTTTTCCTGTAAATAAAATAAATCTACGCTTTTTCGCTGTTCTTCAGGCAAAGTTTGCATACACTTTTCCATAATGGTAAGCTGTGTTTCTTTTGTGTTGTCTATATCCAGATGCACAAACTCGCTGTTTTCCACAAAAGTATCGTCTATAGAAACATTATTTTGCCTGGCCGATTTACGCAGCGCCATTAAGCAATGGTTACGCGTAAGTACATGAAGCCAGCTTTTGAAATTCTGTACCTCGTGCACTTTGAGCTTGGTTACCAACTCTTCAAAAATCTGCATTACAGCATCCTTGCTTTGCTCTTCATCCTTAAAGTAGTTTAGGCAAACCCCGAAAACCAGGTGCATATATTTGTTGTAAAGCGTACCCAATGCATCTAAATTGCCCGCGTTTTTATACTCGGCAATTAGTTTAGCATCATCTTGCTGGCTATTTCCAGCTGTATTTTTTATAAATCTCAAAAAAACAGGTAGCTATATCGAATTATCTTTCAAGTATAAAAAATATTTCTGAGTGATAAGACATAAACTAATCTTTTAGGCTAATCTGTTTGAATTATGCCTCATGAAAGCTATTTTATTTGAGAGACGGGAAGGGATGAAAATTTAACATTTCAACTTTGCCGAAACACTTATCTTTGATCACCAATAAAAAACTGGCCGTTGTTTTGCTTGTCAGGATTAAACACACACCAAATGAAAAGAATTAAAACTTTTTCTACTGCACTGGCTTTACTGCTGTTTGCCAGCTTTACCGTTACTGCCCAGATTAAACTGAGCGATATTTTTAAAAAAGTAACCGAAAAACAAGGAACCACCGCCGGTGCTACAGGAACACCCTCAACTTTCGAAATAGGACAGGGCATTAAAGAAGCATTGCAAATCGGTATTTCGGCTGGTGCCGACAGGCTTTCGGTTAAAGATGGTTTTTTGGGCAACCTGGCGGTTAAAATTTTAATGCCACCCGAAGCACAAAAAGTAGAAAAAACATTGCGGGGCATTGGCTTGAACAAGCTTTGCGATAATGTAATTGTGAGCCTGAACCGCGCAGCAGAAGATGCCGCTACAGAAGCCAAGCCCATTTTTATTTCGGCCATTAAACAAATGACGCTTACCGATGCTACCAATATTCTTTTGGGCAATAAAGATGCCGCTACCGAATACTTTAAGCGGGTAACTACAGCTCAGCTAATGCAAAAGTTTAGCCCGATTGTAACCACCAGCTTAAGTAAGGTAAATGCCACCAAATATTACAGCGATTTAACCACGCAGTACAACAGGTTGCCATTGGTAAAACCCGTTAACACCAACTTAACCGAATACGTTACGCAAAAGGCGATTGATGGATTGTTTATCGAAGTAGCGAAAGAAGAACTGAAAATAAGGGATAATCTAGGCTCAAGAAGCTCTACCTTATTGCAAAAAGTGTTTGGCTATGCCGATAAGAAAAAAAGTTAAGTCTAATTAAAATCATAAAAAGAGGAGATTCAGGTTCTGCAAGGGGCCCGAATCTTTTTGTTTAAAAACAATTTGTAAAATTGTATATGACGAAATTTAACATTCAGCTGGCCTGTATTTTTATAGCCGGCACGGTACTTACAAGTTGTAGCAATCAACAATCAGCAGAGGGCGGTTCGAAAGCGATATTAGATACGGTTTCGTTAAGCAGTAAAAACTATGCCCTGGCCTATCAGGATGGCGAAAAGATTGTGGCTACCAGCATCGATACCATGAAGCAGATTTCGTTCGGTGGTGCTACCGATCCGGCCATTTCGCCCGACGGGAATAGACTTGCCTACACTTTAAGCGATTCTGCTGGGCACCGCTCCATATGGATTGCCGATATGGAGAATAAAAGTCAGGGCGAATTGGTGGTAAATAACAACAATTATTACCAGGCGGTATGGTCGGCTGATGGCAGTACCATTGCTTTTAACATTTTTAACAAACAAGGCCTATGGAAAATAGGCATTATTAAAGCAGATAATTCAGGCTATGTAATGCTTGATAGTGCATCTAAAATTAATGTGTATGCCCCAACGTGGAAAAATGAGAAGGAAATCGTTGGTCAGGATTTAACCAATTTGTACACTTTTGATCTTTCGGGTAAGGTGATTGATACCAAGTTAATTGCAGGTTTAATTGGTAAAGATTTAACCATTGCCAGTAGTAATCGTTTCTTTTATACCAAAGACGGCAACAAACTGATTTTCAATGCCGGCAATACTGATGTATTGGATGGATTAACCGGGCCTGCTGAGGCGGTTTATATTTTGGATTTGGCCAATAAGAAAATCGACAGGCTTTCGCCCAAGGGTATAAATGTATCTTACGTTTTTGTAACTGCCGACGACCGGATTTTTTATAGCGGTGCCGAAAAACCCTTTATTCAATCGAAAATTTATGTAGCCGATTTGAAGGGTAACAGTAAAATTGTGGTGGATAAGGGCACTAATCCAACCGGGGCTTTAAAATAACAATATGGCTAAAAAGGTAAAAATAGTAATCGTTGGGATTGGCGGTGTCGGCGGCTATTTCGGCGGTTTGCTGGCTAAAAAATATGCTGGAAAGGG is drawn from Pedobacter sp. HDW13 and contains these coding sequences:
- a CDS encoding inorganic phosphate transporter encodes the protein MVTTLLVVVVILAIAFDYINGFHDAANSIATVVSTKVLTPFQAVLWAALFNFAAYFYFTDHKVANTVAKTVIENYITLEVILAGLVAAIIWNLLTWWYGIPSSSSHTLIGGFAGAGMTHALLTGASPLDAVNMGYVIKIVSFIVLAPIIGMVISVVLTLIIINVCRYAKPATAEKWFKRLQLLSSAALSFFHGGNDAQKVMGIIATALIASKVIPNFEAMPAWVPIACYSAIALGTMSGGWKIVKTMGSKITKVTALEGVAAEGAGAVTLGITEHFGIPVSTTHTITGSIVGVGVVKSVSAVRWGVTINLIWAWILTIPVSATLAAIIYAVIYYLK
- a CDS encoding DUF4197 domain-containing protein, giving the protein MKRIKTFSTALALLLFASFTVTAQIKLSDIFKKVTEKQGTTAGATGTPSTFEIGQGIKEALQIGISAGADRLSVKDGFLGNLAVKILMPPEAQKVEKTLRGIGLNKLCDNVIVSLNRAAEDAATEAKPIFISAIKQMTLTDATNILLGNKDAATEYFKRVTTAQLMQKFSPIVTTSLSKVNATKYYSDLTTQYNRLPLVKPVNTNLTEYVTQKAIDGLFIEVAKEELKIRDNLGSRSSTLLQKVFGYADKKKS
- a CDS encoding RNA polymerase sigma factor; the encoded protein is MRFIKNTAGNSQQDDAKLIAEYKNAGNLDALGTLYNKYMHLVFGVCLNYFKDEEQSKDAVMQIFEELVTKLKVHEVQNFKSWLHVLTRNHCLMALRKSARQNNVSIDDTFVENSEFVHLDIDNTKETQLTIMEKCMQTLPEEQRKSVDLFYLQEKCYKEVADITGYDMLKVKSYIQNGKRNLKICIEKNSGE
- a CDS encoding PD40 domain-containing protein; the encoded protein is MTKFNIQLACIFIAGTVLTSCSNQQSAEGGSKAILDTVSLSSKNYALAYQDGEKIVATSIDTMKQISFGGATDPAISPDGNRLAYTLSDSAGHRSIWIADMENKSQGELVVNNNNYYQAVWSADGSTIAFNIFNKQGLWKIGIIKADNSGYVMLDSASKINVYAPTWKNEKEIVGQDLTNLYTFDLSGKVIDTKLIAGLIGKDLTIASSNRFFYTKDGNKLIFNAGNTDVLDGLTGPAEAVYILDLANKKIDRLSPKGINVSYVFVTADDRIFYSGAEKPFIQSKIYVADLKGNSKIVVDKGTNPTGALK
- a CDS encoding DUF47 domain-containing protein, giving the protein MNNIFKFFTPQDRKFHPLFEQAGSNALKIAEALLAMVSTADAENRKAIFKEIERLEHVGDDITHSIFLELSRNFITPFDREDIHQLATAVDDVADYIYGTANRMQMYNMNTINEPIVKIAELLVEMCTDIDKAIKELRNFKNIRVIADACIRINSGENQADYVFTLAVARLFEYETNAIELIKQKEVLQTIEKATDKCEDVANVLETILVKNA
- a CDS encoding carboxypeptidase-like regulatory domain-containing protein encodes the protein MNNDWLDIDVLEDYLDGKLDAKAMHFVERQALEDPFVAEALEGLKQSPKRKQTLSILQKQLHDRVSERPIKRKLWGITTQRLSIAATATVAFIAVSILFFMRETNRRNAEMAARKSGGVMVNLDTTTAIAAVSPKTDTLAKVAKSTLIDKAIADAKTSDLAINKKTTPTNYSVQREIAESKAIEERASLSKAKVSAFAARKADSIQARFDEPLAVAAAPQSFGSSKIVFSGNVVDQRDGKPISGAVVKLAGSKNITATDTKGYFTLPADSSAKDKDLLINAIGFKEIPVVGMQDPNAIRSAMSGGKTLNEIALITGSNGRKKENIPAPKITLRAEQNLNGKSAEEITKPIPVATINYQQYLENNNKLYNPKGPEQFVILSFKVKTNGRPSNITVIKSLNKKADAEAKRLIQDGPDWVLPKKGTDVVELSVKF